A segment of the Chryseobacterium scophthalmum genome:
ACGTTTTTAATAACCTCAATTATTAAAAAACTTACTTTTTTAATTACCAATTGGACAAAATTCATTATTATGAAAAAACAAATATTTCTGGCGTGCTTAGGCTTAGCATCTTTATTTTCAGCACAAGTTGGCATCAATACCGAAAGTCCTGATGCAACACTTGATATTGTAGGTAAGCCAGCAACAACAACTGCAATTGACGGACTCCTACCTCCCCGCCTGACGGGTGATCAATTAAAAGCTAAGGATTCTGTTTACGGAGCTAATCAAAATGGCACTATAGTCTATGTTACTGCAGCCGTTGGAACTTCATCAACAAAGACCGTTAATGTAAAATCACCAGGTTATTATTACTATAATGCACCCAATAATGTCTGGGTCTCTTTTGATTCAGGAGGAACAGGAACTACATTATATGCAAGTAGAAGTGGTTCATGGTCATTGGCGACTTTAGGTATTACAGGAACTAACTGGAATAAAATAAGCCTAACTTCAACAGACACTAAGACAGGCCTTGCGAGTCTCCTTAATAATGGTGTTTATACAGCTCCGAAAACAGGACTATATGCAGTTACATATGAAGTTCAGCTGGAAGGAGGTGTTGATCTTGGTTTGTTAGGAGGTAAAAAATTGGGTATCGTGAAAAATGCAAGCACCTTATTTGAACAGAAAATTTTTGACGCTGTACGGGTTTCCATTCTTGGTGTAACATTAGCATCTGTTCCTGTTACATCTACTACTCTCCAAACGGTAATCCATTTGAATGCAGGAGAAACAATAACCTTTGCTATTGAAACAGGTGGAGTCAATCTAACACTACTTACCGATAGCAAGGTTGCTGTTTCTGTTTATAAAGTCTCTGAATCCTAAAAGAAAAACATAAATTATAGACATATTAATCCAAAGATAGAGAATCAGAAAGTTTCTGATTCTCTATCTTTTTCTTTTCATGATCTTAACTATATTATTTCTGTAGCGGAGCATAGAAAAATAAGGTATTTTAGTTCTCATCATCCTTTATCTGTGAAAAGTATAATGAAGGTGTAGTTCCAATGATATCTTTAAACGTTTTAGTAAATGAAGAGGCTGTCGGAAAACCTGACAGCTCAGCAAGGTAACTTAATTTGTATCTCTTGAATGACGGATCATTTTTCACTTTATTGACAATATAGTTTATCCGTAGGTTATTAATATATGATTTAAAATTATCTGCCCTATGCTCCTTGATTATTGCAGATAAATACTTTACGTTGGTTTGGAACTCTGTTGCAAGATTTCCCAGGGTTATACCCTTTCTGGTGAACATAAGATTATCTTCAAACTTTTTTAACTCTGCTAAAATAGTGAGTTCTGTATTATCATTGATAGAGTCAGTTAATTTAATGGGGGTTCTCAGGTTTTCATTTTTATCGCTACATACTGTAGCGAGAGAAACTTCATCTTCTATCAATGAATTCATTCCTTTTTTAAATTTATTTATTTTATAAAAAATTATAACTCCCAACAATGTGACTGTAGAGGTAAAAAAAACTCCTAATAATATTTTAGAATGCTTCAACTTTTCTACCATTTTAAGGCATTCCACACATGTTGTGGTGGATGAATAAAGGTCATCTGATATTAGACTGCAATGATCCTCAAAGAATAATTGTTTTTTTACGATAAAACAATTATTCTTTGACATAAAGAAAGTTGAAACATCCTGTAAACAACATCTCATCTTAAAAGAATCTTTATTGAATTTATTTTTAGCTTTAGGGTTTTCAGCATAATTAAAAAAAATAGAAAATAGAAAATATAAAATATAATAAATCATACAATTAATGTATTTATTTAGGGATTTGGCTGGATATCTTTTATTTACAATCATTAACTCATATCATACTCAATACTATTGTAATGGTAAAACAGCTTTGAAAACTCAAAGTAATCTCCAAAGCTGTTATGATCATAAACTTTTAAGAAGTAACCTATTTCTTGAAAGTTTTATAATACTTTATACTTCCATCCTCCATATTAAGGTTTAGAAAATAAACACCTTCTTTCATATCGGAAACATTAAGCTCACTGCTTGGTAAGAATGATTTTATAAGTCTTCCGCTACTATCATTTATAGTTATGGATCTTACATTTTTTAAATTGGAAATTTTTATCAAATCATTGAATGGCGTAGGGTAAATAAATGTCTTGTTCGCATTAATTTCTGAAACTGATAAATTGGAAGCCTCCTGAACAATATTTAAATCATCAATATTAAGTCCTCCATTTCCGGAACTGGTTTTATAAAAATCAACACCAATTCCATATTCAGTCCCTACAGCAAGAGCATCTTGGGGAATTGTCCCTGAGAAAGTAACACAATCATAAACCGTTGAAGATATATTTGTATCAAGTGGGTTTATATTTGACCCGTCTATTGCATAATAAACTGCATTTCCCCATGTGCTTCCATTCTTGGCTCTAACAAACAGTAATAATTTTCCAACCATAGTTCCTGTTTTTTTTAACTTAAAGGTAACTGTAACTGCTTTTCCATTATTTACTTGCCCCAGATCTGAAGGAGAAATGAAAACACCACCTTCCGGAGCACTGCTATTGTATGTTTTTGCATAAGACAAAGCACCACTGCAAGAATTTGCATTGGTTGTAACACTCCCGCCGCCAAAATAATTAACAGCAGTTAATGCGCCATCGAAATTCTGGTTCACGTTATATTGGGCATTGGTTCCAATTCCTAATAAGATAAAACAAGAGAATAATAATTTTTTCATAATATTTTTATTTAAATTTTTTTAGTCTGAATTAAGTAAAATGACTTTGTACGAATTATATGAATCAGGTTGACTTCTGATGTATTTTCGAGTTGACTGTAGGTAATTTTTAATGTCCCCCAAACCTAAACTGTTCTGACGTTAGATAAAAACAGTCAACTTCCCTTTATCTGGAAAAAGGGAACAAGAAAATACCGATTAAAAAACTAATTTACAAGCAATTACACATGTTTTATTCATTTTAAACAAATTCGAATAGAAATCAGGGAAAAGACTTCTGGGAGAATAAATCTGAACTATTAGTTCATTTATATTACTCTTTAATCTTTGAAAATATATTTCTTATTACAAAAATAATCGATCAATTACAGATTAAATCAAATTAAAAATAATCAACAACAAATCGTAATTAGTAGATTAAATTCGGGCAATTAATTCACTATATTTGTCACTAATCTATGAACAATTTTGTTAAATACTTTATTTAATAGCATGAAGTCTATTTTTATTCTTCTTATTTTATTATTATCACTTTTGCTACCCGCTCAAAGCAAAAGTGAATTTGATAAGGTGTATTCAGAAACCTATCTTAAAACTTCCCATACAGATTTCAAAAAGGCACTTGAGATAGCCGATTCTTTATATTCAGTTTCAAAAGAACCTTACTTTAAAGCTAAAAGCTTAATGCTATCTGCTACACTTTTTCAGGAAGCGGGGGAAGTAAAAAAAGCAGTAGATTATGCATCAAAAGCTGAGATTATCTGCAAAGACTCTAAAGACCAAATACAAAGCGCAGAGATCTTTGGCTTTTTAGCTACCCAATTCAGAAGATTAAAACTCTACGATCAGTCTATTTCATATATAGATAAAGCCACTGCTCAGGCCAATCAAATTGAAGACCTATCAATTAGGAATACTATTCTTGGATTGATAACCCAGGAACATGCGACTTATGAGATCGACCAAAAGAATTATAATAAAGCAATTATTTTAATTGAAAAATCACAGGTTTATTTTAGAAAAGGAAAAAAGCCAAACGATGGGATCTTCTTAGCAAGTAACGAAAGACTTTTGGGAGATTGCCTATACTATCTAAAGCAATATGACCAATCTCTGGTTCACTACACTATCGCTTTAGGAATGTTGGGAAAGCTTCCTGACAATTTTTTGAAAGGATTTATTTATAATGGAATAGCTGCTGTTTATATTAAAAAAGGGGAATTAATAGAGGCAAAAAAGTATAGTGACCTCTCACAAAATATTGCCGACAAAACCCAGTATCTTGAACTAAAAAAAAATATATACAAGACTTCTCAGGAATATTATTATTTAGAAAAAAACATTGAAAAATTCAGCCATCTTAAAAATAAAGAAGATGCAGTTACAGAAGAGATTTCTGAAAAAAATAGTACTTTCATCAATAACCAACAGACTAAATTACTGGATAACAGTAAAACACTTCAGAATAATAACTTTATGTTGATTTTGATATCAACCCTCATTCTTGTTATTTTGGGTTTTGTGTTTTTCTTTTATTATAAAAAGAATATCCTTGTGCGCTCAAAAATTTCTTCTCTGGAAGAGGCGTTGCTCAATAAAATCAAAAATAATCCTAAAACGACTGAGACAAGCAAAACTGTTAAGCCTGAGGTAATAGAAAAAATTTTAAAAAAACTCGATGCTTTTGAAAACTCAACCTTATTTATCCAAAAAAATATATCACTTTCTTCATTATCAACCTATTGCAACACTAATTCTAAATACTTATCAATAGTTATTAATACCCATAAGCAGAAAGACTTTCATAATTATATTAATGAACTAAGAATTAAATATCTTGTCGACAAGATAAAGACAGAACCACAATATCTTAAATACAAAATAGTAAGTTTAGGTGAATTGGCTGGTTTTACAACACAAAGCAAGTTTATCGAGGCTTTTAAAAAAGAGATGCTGGTTACTCCTTCTTCTTTCATAAAGAGCATAGAAAATCAGTATAGCGATACAAGGGATATCAACATACATAATGGAAATCCCTCATCTCTTTCCTGACGAAATTTATACGTTAGAAAAGAACTCGCACTACTATTCATTACAGTAGTTTACCAATCTCAACTCTATAGTGTCAACAATGAGTTGATTACCAAAAAGAAATATTATAGAAAAAACAGCTGATAACGAGATTAGGAAATACGCCAGATTGCTATATAATTGTTGAATATATGACTGCCACGTTTTTAATTTCCTAAGTCCATAATACAAAATAGAAAATCCCATTCATTTACCTGATTGGGATTTTCTAGATACATAATAAAGTGTATTATTATTTCTTGATAATTTTCTTTCTTATAGTTTCTTTTCCATCATCGATCAAAATGATGTAAGCACCTTCTGGCAGTTCTGAAAGATTATATTTTTCAAATCTTTTTTCGAAAGTTTTCACTTGCTTTCCCGATAAATCTATGACTTTTACTTTATAATTTTTTATATCCGCATCTTGAATAAAAAGATTATCTCTTACTGGATTTGGATACAATTTTATCTTATCCGTGACTAACGAAACTTCTGATGTCCCTAATGTCCCCGCTGTGATGACCACATCATCAACGACAGCTCCAAAAGAATAATCTCCCCCATCATCATAAACAAACCTAACCTTGAAATTAGCATTTGCATAAGGCGTAAGATTAATATTTGTTGCCTGATCATAACTTTCAAGTACATCATCAAAAGTATCAGGATCATACCCCCACACTCCGGCGTCACCTGTAAAAGTAAATACTTGCGTCCATGAAACCCCATTATAAACCTCTACTTTAAGAGTTGTGTCTACTAAATAGGTGTAGTTGGCATATTTAAAAGAAAGAATTGGATTTGTAACTGAAGATAAATTAATAATCGGAGAAACCAGTCTGGCATTACTATTTAAAGAAGAACTACCGGCATCATCATCATCAAAATAAGCTGCACCACTCGGAAGTAGTGTATTAAAAGTCGTTGAGCCCACAGCCCAATTGGCTGAAGTATCCGGATTTTCAACCGTCCAGCCGGAAGGCAATGATCCTGAGTTAAAGTTCTCTGAGAACACCTGTGCATTACTTAATCCAAAGGCAAAAAAGGCTAGAAATAATTGTTTTTTCATAAAAGTGAGTTCTTATTATTATTATTATTATTATTATTATTATTGACAATTAATGAATAAGCTTTTTAATGTTTAAGCTATTCTATGTATTTTACTCAATGATGTAAAAATCATTACAAAATTACAATTACACAAAAAATCAACTTACTATTTTCCGAATTTTAACCATACTAATTCCGAAAACGAACAGTCTTAACCAAATTGATAATCAAATAGTTGAATCCTCCTTGAGTAAATTAGACATTTTAGCAAATATTGGTCAACAATAGTTGATTATTTTTATAGTTTATGCAGAAGAAAATCTAACATTCAAGTTATTAATTTAAGTTGCTGTAAATTCAGAAAGGATTAAGATGTTTAGAATAAAAGTTTTAAGTATCAAAAACATTGAAAACTAGAAAAGTATCGTACATACTCCATAGTCCTACAAGTTGTAAAAGCTTCCAAATAATAAAACCTGAAACGATGATGAGGTAAATAAAGCATTAAAATATAACCTTATCATATATGTAGAATTGGCATGTCAGATGATGGCTGAAAAATTGATCAACTCCGCTCATCGTGCATAAAACGAGAATGTGATGCAGATGAGGATTTTATTTTTTGAGCAATAAATATCATCCTTGACCCGTTTAATGCGAACAAAATTAAATGCTAAATAGACTGTTAAAATAAGAGGGATTGCATTTTTACAACATATTACCGCAACATATAAGAATAAATAAAATATTATTTATTTTGCTTAACATTCCAAGGGTGGCTTTGTCATAGACACACCAGAACAGTTAGTCCTTGTGTTATAACTGTATTATCATACATTTTCCAGGTATGCTGTTTCCATAGAACCATTTGAAGCAGATGTTTTTTTTAGTTGGTCTATTTGTTCCTACTCACGAAATTTTCCTTGTGAATCAAATAAACTAAGCAGGGTCATTTTGATTTTATAGATAAAATATTTATTTTTACACTGTCCCGTTTCAATGGGACATTTTTTCATCATTTGTATTTTTAACTTCCCTTCGGGGGAAGTTTTTTTATGGATTGAACCTAGGATTCCATTCTCTAAATTGCCGATACCCCGTTTCGCCTCATCGACCAGATTTTTCAGAGGGGTTTGGTGGAATAAATAGTAAGGTTTATAATCTTAAGGGAGAGTCCGTCAAATACCGTCATATTTGTACTATATCTTTTAATTGGATATCATACGATTTATAATATGTATTATCTCCTGCTTCTGTTTCTCTTCAAAGGTTTTGAAAGTATAACCTTCACCATATCCAACTTTAATTTGTGTTTTGAAAATAATCCCTGATCTTTTTCAAAGCTTAGATATTATAAATGTAAATTTTAACTGTTTTAAAACATTCAGCTAGGATACCTTTTTCCAGAAACTTAAAAACCCATTGCAGGCAGAGTCCACAAATTCAAAGTTTGTTGGAATTTCATCCCATTTACTCCAATAAGTAACCAACCGGGTTCCTACAGGAGTTTTATTGAGTTGCTCTTTTACATAATCTGAATAAGCGTGGTATAAATCGCTGTCAGGAAGTATTGTATCATCAATCGGATTTGAAGTATCTATATTTTCAAAAAAAGAATTAAAAAAGTAAAAGGCTTCATAATCAGAAAAGCTAATTTTATCAATATTGGAATGCAAGAATTCTACATTCGTAATATTATGCCTCACTGCTATTTTTTTTGATATTTTAGTGAGGGAAGCTCTTTGCTCTATTCCATAAAAAAAACCTTCTGTAGAAGCAGCACCAACCAGACAGAACTTGCCTGCACCCGCACCAATATCAAGTACTTTCGTACCTGGTTTTTCAACCAAATATTTTGCAGCCATTTTGGCTACAGCAACAGGTGTCCAGTGTTTTTCTGCAACGACCTTTATGTTTGGAGGATATATTTCATTAAAGACGATATCTTTTACATCAATATTTTGACTAATTTGTTGAAAAATCATTTTATTATTTTTAAATATTCTTTGTATGTTAAAAATTCATCAGTTGAGATATGAGTTGAAAGAATAAAAAACCAAGAATTATATGGGTCTGTATTAATATGGGAAGGTTTTACAGCTACATTTTCATTCATCTCTACAATTTGAAAGTCACATGGAGCAACAAGCGAAAAAGTCTTATTGATTCCATGTATAGCTCCAAAATGGTTCTCTTTACCTATGATAGATTCTTGCATGATATATTCAACCAGATGGATTTCTCCTATCTCCTTTTGAGCAAAGTCGGTAATCCCTACACAGAAATCATATAATCCTATTTTTCTTAACCACAGATGATTTTCTGTATAATAATGGTTTTTGGGAACAAGCATACAGTTATTTAATCTAATCTTTAATAAATGGAGTTTTCACAATCACACCTTTGACCGGTTTATTTCTTATATTAATAAAAATTTCACTTCCGTGTTTAGCACTTTCAAAACAGACGTATCCCATCCCTATTCCTTTTTTGAGTGTAGGAGAAAGTGTTCCCGAGGTAACCGTTCCAATAATTTGATGATGATGATCCCAAATTTCATATCCATGACGGGGAATGCCTTTGCCTTCAATTTCAAAACCTACCAGCTTTTTAGTAATACCCTTTTCTTTTTGAATTTTTAAAAATCCGTTGTAAATAAAATCTTTGGTAAATTTTGTTATCCAGCCAAGACCTGCTTCCAAAGGCGAAGTGTAATCATTAATATCATTTCCATAAAGACAATACCCCATTTCAAGTCGCAATGTATCTCTAGCGGCTAAACCAATCGGTTCAATTCCTTCATCTTTTCCTGCCTCAAATATCGCTTCCCATAGATGAGCTGCGTATTTGTTCTCTACATAGATTTCAAACCCAGTTTCTCCTGTATATCCTGTTTTTGAGATCAAAGCATTCGGAATACGGGCTAATTCACCAATGGTGAAACTATAAGATTCTAATTCTTTTAAATTAATATCTGTTAACTTCTGTAATACTTTTAAAGATTTTGGTCCCTGAACAGCCAATAAAGAAATTGAATCTGAAATATTGGTTACTTCTGCTCCAAAAGAATTATGTCTTTTAATCCAATCCAGATCTTTTTGTATGTTTGAAGCATTAACGACAAGAAGGTAGTCGTTTTTACTTATTTTATAAACCAGCAAATCGTCAATAATTCCGCCTGTATCGTTGGGCATACAGCTGTATTGTACTTTACCAGGATAAAGTTTTGACACATCATTGGTCGTGATTTTCTGTATTAATTCAAAAGAACCTTTTCCTTGTATCGAGATCTCTCCCATATGCGACACATCAAAAACTCCAACACTGCTTCTTACCGTTTCATGCTCGCACGTTACTCCTTTGTACTGTACAGGCATTTCAAAACCTGCATATTCTACCATTTTCCCACCAAGGATGTGATGGATTGCATTAAATGCTGTTTTCTTTGTTTTTACAGACTCCATATTGTATTATAATCCTATTAGACATTTATATACATCAGGTCTCAGCAGCCATTCTGTATCAAAAAGGTTTGCCATTTTAATTTTTATCATCCACCCTTCTCCATAAGGATCAGAGTTTACCAGCTCAGGATTGGCTTCTAATTTGGGATTGGTTTCCAATATTTTTCCCGCAATGGGTAGGAAAAGGTCAGACACTGTCTTTACAGCTTCAATTGTTCCAAATATCCCATGCTGTTTTAAATGTTCTCCAAGGGTTTCTATTTCAACATATACTATATCTCCTAATTCACGCTGGGCAAAATCGGTAATTCCGATATAGGCCATATCATTTTCTAATCTAACCCACTCATGATCTTCAGTATATAGGAGGTTTTCAGGGATCTTCATTATTGCAGTTCTTTTATTAAGTTTGTATGCTTATTTAATTTCATTTTGAGTCATGGGACCTCCATTCAGTATTTCTTCATCAGCAAAAGGCTCAAAAGACTTAAAGTTTTGCACAAACTGCTCAGCAAGATGCAGTGCTTTTTCATCATATGCCGATTGGTCATCCCATGTATTTTTAGGATTTAAAATTTCAGACGGGACACCTTCGCATTCTACCGGCATTTGCAATCCAAATACAGCATCACGTACAAAGTCCACATTTTCAAATTTATTTTCAAGTGCCGCCGATATCATTGATCTGGTAAAAGCTAACTTAATACGTTCTCCTTTACCATACGTCCCTCCCGACCAGCCGGTATTAATTAGCCATACCTTTATATTATTTTCTTTTAATTTTTTTCCTAATAGATCTGCATATTGGGTGGGATGAAGCGGTAAAAAAGGCTTTCCAAAACATGCTGAAAATGTTGTCTGAGGTTCTGTAATTCCAGCTTCGGTACCTGCAACTTTCGCAGTGTAACCTGAAATAAAATGGTACATGGCCTGTCCTACCGATAATTTTGATATGGGAGGAAGAATTCCAAAAGCATCACAGGTTAAAAAGAAAATATTATTGGGTGCTTTACCTATTGAAGGACGCACTGAATTATCAATAAAATCAATTGGATAAGCTGCTCTCGTATTTTCTGTTACTGAAATGTTATCATAGTCCACCCTATCTGTTCCTTCAAAAAAACGTACATTTTCAAGCAAAGTTCCGGAACGGATTGCTGAAAATATTTGTGGTTCTTTTTCTTCGCTCAAGTTGACACACTTAGCGTAGCACCCCCCTTCAAAATTAAAAACACTTTCATGATCCCAGCCATGTTCATCATCACCGATTAGCTTTCTTAAAAGATCTCCAGAGAGCGTAGTCTTACCTGTTCCAGAAAGTCCAAAAAACACAGAAGTATCTCCATTAACTCCGATATTAGCAGAACAATGCATGGAGAGTACATTTTTTTCAAATGGTAAAATATAATTTAATACAGTAAAAATTCCCTTCTTGATTTCTCCGGTATACCCGCTTCCTCCAATAAGAATTATTTTCCTGGTGAAATTGATAATCGTAAAATTATGCTGACGGGTTTTATGAATTTCAGGAATTGCTTTAAACTCGGGAGCATTAAGAATCAGCCATTCATGTTGAAAGGTTTCCAATTCTGCTTCTGTAGGTCTCAAAAAAAGATTGTTCACAAACAAATTTGCCCATGGAGTCTCAGTGATGACTTTTATGTTCAGTTTGTATTCAGGCTTTGCACAAGCGCAGGCATCCCTGACATAAATATCTCTACCTGAAAGGTGGGTTAAAACACTGTCATACAATCTATCAAAATCCTCTGGCGTAAAAGGGTGATTGACCTCTCCCCACCAAATGGATTCTTTGGTTTTATCATCCTTCACAATGTACTTATCCTTCGGAGAACGTCCTGTAAATTCACCAGTATCACAAGCCAAAGCTCCTGACTCTGTGATAATTCCCTGTCCATTTTTTAGGGTTTGGGATATTAGTTGAGGTACGGATAAATTCCAATAAACTTCTTTACTGGGAATAATTCCAATATTTCTTAAAGATTCTAAATATTCCATCAATCAATGCAGATTTACTATATTCACAAAAGTAGGAGCTTTAAAAGGAAGAAGAAATGATGCACATCGTTCATAAACTTGATTTAAGTCAAATTTATATCATGGCAAAATTGCTTAATTTAGTAGACCATGATTTCAAAGTTTATTTTTAATAATCAATATCTTTTTGAGGATCTTCCCCAATATGATAAAGAGACCCTTCAAAAGGTAATGCAGGTTAAAAATTACCGTAAAAATGAAGCCATATTTACTGAGGGAACCATTCCTAACGGTATATTTTTTTTAAAAAATGGTAAGGTTAAAAAGTATAAGGTGGATAATGATGGAAGAGAGCAGATCATTTATATCTATAATGCCGGAGAATTTTTTGGATATTCAGCCATATTAAGTAATGATACATATGGAGATACTACACTAGCGATAGAAAACTCTGTTATTGCTTTTATTTCAAAAGAAAATTTTTTGAAGATTCTTGATCAGTCAGACTTTTTCTCAAAACTACTTCTCAAAAGTCTTAGTCATGAATTTAGTGTGATGGCTAATCTAATGACCGTTCTGTCACAACGAACGGTCAGGGAACGAGTAGCATTAAGTTTATTAATTCTGCACAGAAAATATAAATCAAATATTGAAGAGGATAAAACTTATATTACATTATCCAGAACAGATCTTGCCAATATGGTAGGAACTGCCAATGAAACGTTAGCCCGTATTCTCCATGATTTCCGGGAAGATCATCTTATCGTTATGGAAGGAAGAAAAATTCTATTAATAGATTTAGAAACCCTTACCCGTATTGCGAATATCTAAAGGTAATAATTGTCTTTACAGATAATGTTTTATGAGATAATGAATGATGAGAGTTTAGCAAGTTTATCCAAATCTTCTACAAAAGTGTTCGAAAATTGCACCTCTGCGGTCGCTTAACGGGAACACATCTTAACTAATAAATTGCTATTGTTACATTAGTTAGATTAAAATTTGTATTTTAGCTAAAGAATTATAATTGCTATATGTCTGTTATTTGAAAAGCAACAATTTTTGTAGGAAAACCTATATTTTTTTGTGGCAAAATCGTGGCATAGATGACTTTACAGTTTAAAAAAATCGATTTGATAGGAGTTTTTTAAGAAGGGTTCGAATCCCTCTCTCTCCGCCAAAAGAGAGTCTTCACAATGAAGACTCTCTTTTTTTATAAATTATCTTTTCAGATATTCTTTTCCATTTAATCTTCTATCTTTAATTTATTTCAGTTTTTCTTAGATAAAATAATTTAGTTAAGTATATTGTATTCATATTTTAATTATCTTTACGGTATCATCAAACTTTAAAGACAAAACCTATGAAAAATTTAAAAAAATTAAACAAAAATCAATTAAAAACAATTATAGGAAACGGAATTAAGCCATTACCAGAGCCAGATTTCTGCATGTATTATTGCAATGGCATTGTAGTTTGTGCAACTTGCAGCGATGATTTTAAATGTCCCGATGATTCTATTTAATTAATTTTTAAATAAAAAAGCGTTCCAAACAAGGAACGTTTTTTTTGTATAGATATCCGAAATTATTTTTTGATAAACTATGTTTCTTCTTACAAACGACCAGCAAAGTTTAATTAATGTTTAATAAATTTTAGTTTTATATTGGTCAAAAAAGAGAAATTCTTCAACTACAGTTCTCCTATCCTATCAGGTTGGATTAAAAAGTTTTAACTTGAAATTGCCTGCAATAATCCTAAAA
Coding sequences within it:
- the gcvT gene encoding glycine cleavage system aminomethyltransferase GcvT — translated: MESVKTKKTAFNAIHHILGGKMVEYAGFEMPVQYKGVTCEHETVRSSVGVFDVSHMGEISIQGKGSFELIQKITTNDVSKLYPGKVQYSCMPNDTGGIIDDLLVYKISKNDYLLVVNASNIQKDLDWIKRHNSFGAEVTNISDSISLLAVQGPKSLKVLQKLTDINLKELESYSFTIGELARIPNALISKTGYTGETGFEIYVENKYAAHLWEAIFEAGKDEGIEPIGLAARDTLRLEMGYCLYGNDINDYTSPLEAGLGWITKFTKDFIYNGFLKIQKEKGITKKLVGFEIEGKGIPRHGYEIWDHHHQIIGTVTSGTLSPTLKKGIGMGYVCFESAKHGSEIFINIRNKPVKGVIVKTPFIKD
- the gcvH gene encoding glycine cleavage system protein GcvH, with amino-acid sequence MKIPENLLYTEDHEWVRLENDMAYIGITDFAQRELGDIVYVEIETLGEHLKQHGIFGTIEAVKTVSDLFLPIAGKILETNPKLEANPELVNSDPYGEGWMIKIKMANLFDTEWLLRPDVYKCLIGL
- a CDS encoding T9SS type A sorting domain-containing protein; amino-acid sequence: MKKQLFLAFFAFGLSNAQVFSENFNSGSLPSGWTVENPDTSANWAVGSTTFNTLLPSGAAYFDDDDAGSSSLNSNARLVSPIINLSSVTNPILSFKYANYTYLVDTTLKVEVYNGVSWTQVFTFTGDAGVWGYDPDTFDDVLESYDQATNINLTPYANANFKVRFVYDDGGDYSFGAVVDDVVITAGTLGTSEVSLVTDKIKLYPNPVRDNLFIQDADIKNYKVKVIDLSGKQVKTFEKRFEKYNLSELPEGAYIILIDDGKETIRKKIIKK
- a CDS encoding T9SS type A sorting domain-containing protein, translated to MKKLLFSCFILLGIGTNAQYNVNQNFDGALTAVNYFGGGSVTTNANSCSGALSYAKTYNSSAPEGGVFISPSDLGQVNNGKAVTVTFKLKKTGTMVGKLLLFVRAKNGSTWGNAVYYAIDGSNINPLDTNISSTVYDCVTFSGTIPQDALAVGTEYGIGVDFYKTSSGNGGLNIDDLNIVQEASNLSVSEINANKTFIYPTPFNDLIKISNLKNVRSITINDSSGRLIKSFLPSSELNVSDMKEGVYFLNLNMEDGSIKYYKTFKK
- a CDS encoding methyltransferase domain-containing protein, whose amino-acid sequence is MIFQQISQNIDVKDIVFNEIYPPNIKVVAEKHWTPVAVAKMAAKYLVEKPGTKVLDIGAGAGKFCLVGAASTEGFFYGIEQRASLTKISKKIAVRHNITNVEFLHSNIDKISFSDYEAFYFFNSFFENIDTSNPIDDTILPDSDLYHAYSDYVKEQLNKTPVGTRLVTYWSKWDEIPTNFEFVDSACNGFLSFWKKVS
- a CDS encoding helix-turn-helix domain-containing protein is translated as MKSIFILLILLLSLLLPAQSKSEFDKVYSETYLKTSHTDFKKALEIADSLYSVSKEPYFKAKSLMLSATLFQEAGEVKKAVDYASKAEIICKDSKDQIQSAEIFGFLATQFRRLKLYDQSISYIDKATAQANQIEDLSIRNTILGLITQEHATYEIDQKNYNKAIILIEKSQVYFRKGKKPNDGIFLASNERLLGDCLYYLKQYDQSLVHYTIALGMLGKLPDNFLKGFIYNGIAAVYIKKGELIEAKKYSDLSQNIADKTQYLELKKNIYKTSQEYYYLEKNIEKFSHLKNKEDAVTEEISEKNSTFINNQQTKLLDNSKTLQNNNFMLILISTLILVILGFVFFFYYKKNILVRSKISSLEEALLNKIKNNPKTTETSKTVKPEVIEKILKKLDAFENSTLFIQKNISLSSLSTYCNTNSKYLSIVINTHKQKDFHNYINELRIKYLVDKIKTEPQYLKYKIVSLGELAGFTTQSKFIEAFKKEMLVTPSSFIKSIENQYSDTRDINIHNGNPSSLS
- a CDS encoding helix-turn-helix domain-containing protein, which gives rise to MSKNNCFIVKKQLFFEDHCSLISDDLYSSTTTCVECLKMVEKLKHSKILLGVFFTSTVTLLGVIIFYKINKFKKGMNSLIEDEVSLATVCSDKNENLRTPIKLTDSINDNTELTILAELKKFEDNLMFTRKGITLGNLATEFQTNVKYLSAIIKEHRADNFKSYINNLRINYIVNKVKNDPSFKRYKLSYLAELSGFPTASSFTKTFKDIIGTTPSLYFSQIKDDEN
- a CDS encoding glycine cleavage system protein H encodes the protein MLVPKNHYYTENHLWLRKIGLYDFCVGITDFAQKEIGEIHLVEYIMQESIIGKENHFGAIHGINKTFSLVAPCDFQIVEMNENVAVKPSHINTDPYNSWFFILSTHISTDEFLTYKEYLKIIK